A single window of Acetohalobium arabaticum DSM 5501 DNA harbors:
- the adhE gene encoding bifunctional acetaldehyde-CoA/alcohol dehydrogenase, with protein MTQQIVKIPRQPQEQIFTLIDKALEAASQLDVMSQKELDRIIKEMALAGVDNHIRLAELAVEETEMGVYEDKITKNLFATENVYHDIKDKKTKGVINQDSTTGIIEVAEPVGVIAALIPATNPTSTALFKALIALKAGNPVIFSFHPRAFESSKETARIMRNAAIEAGAPEGCIQWIEPSSEEMTDKLMTHSDVSLVLATGGGSMVQAAYSSGTPAIGVGPGNVPVYIEESADLEQAVHDITTSKTFDNGTVCASEQTLLVDKEVSSRVKELFVSYHTYILDEAERKRLEKVAIDSETKAMNPKVVGQSATKIAEMAGIEVPDDTVLLLVPLQGIGAGYPLSREKLSPILGVQEVADYREGIGKISEVVNFDGLGHTAVVHSNCQQVIDEFRTKVKTGRLLVNNPATFGAVGDIYNHLPPSMTLGCGTFGGNSTTANVTVDQLYNVKRLTDRKVEREWIKLPPEIYFNPGSLSQLSNLEGEKAVIITDKVMEELGYVQQTAEYLEQAEIDYQVFTGVEPDPSVTTVMEGKEVLEAYGADIIIALGGGSPIDAAKGMWLFYEYPETDFKDLKLRFMDIKKRVYDFPELGDKAKFVAIPTTSGSGSEITSFTVITDKENQVKYPLVSYELTPDMAIVDSELAMTLPPKMTAYTGLDVLTHGIEAYVSVMASDYTDPLALQAIKLVFEYLPRAYKNGTEDKEAREKMHHAACIAGMSFTNAFLGINHSLAHVLGSKFEISHGLANALLLPHVIKYNAQSPTKFAHYPNYSYHQAGERYNELAKELGLKADSREKGVNNLIQEIKNLMITLDLPLSIAELEIDKQEFKSKIGAMAKIAYSDQATIANPRKPLVSELEDIYNKAYDGLKA; from the coding sequence ATGACACAACAAATAGTTAAAATCCCTCGCCAACCACAAGAACAGATTTTTACTTTGATAGATAAAGCTTTAGAAGCTGCTAGCCAATTGGATGTGATGTCTCAAAAGGAGCTTGATCGGATAATAAAAGAGATGGCCTTAGCAGGTGTAGATAACCATATTCGATTAGCAGAGTTAGCAGTAGAAGAAACAGAGATGGGAGTTTACGAAGATAAAATAACTAAGAATTTATTTGCTACAGAAAATGTCTATCATGACATTAAAGATAAAAAAACAAAGGGAGTTATCAATCAGGATTCAACTACCGGAATTATAGAAGTAGCTGAACCAGTAGGAGTAATTGCAGCTTTAATTCCAGCTACTAATCCTACTTCTACTGCGTTATTTAAGGCTTTAATTGCTTTAAAAGCAGGGAATCCTGTTATCTTTAGCTTCCATCCCCGGGCTTTTGAATCCAGTAAGGAAACAGCCCGGATCATGCGTAATGCAGCTATAGAGGCTGGAGCACCAGAAGGCTGTATTCAGTGGATAGAGCCTTCCTCAGAAGAGATGACTGATAAATTAATGACACATAGTGATGTATCATTGGTATTAGCCACTGGGGGCGGAAGTATGGTTCAGGCCGCCTATAGTTCAGGAACTCCGGCAATTGGAGTCGGCCCTGGTAATGTACCAGTCTATATAGAAGAATCAGCTGATTTAGAACAAGCAGTACATGATATTACAACTAGTAAAACATTTGATAATGGTACTGTATGTGCTTCTGAGCAGACTTTATTAGTAGATAAAGAGGTAAGCAGTAGAGTAAAAGAGTTATTTGTGAGTTATCATACCTATATTCTGGATGAAGCTGAAAGAAAAAGACTGGAGAAAGTAGCAATAGATTCAGAAACTAAGGCTATGAATCCTAAGGTTGTAGGCCAAAGTGCTACTAAAATTGCTGAGATGGCAGGGATTGAAGTTCCAGATGATACAGTCTTATTACTAGTTCCTTTGCAGGGGATTGGAGCCGGCTATCCCTTGTCAAGAGAGAAGTTAAGCCCCATTTTAGGGGTTCAAGAAGTTGCTGATTATAGAGAGGGGATTGGGAAGATAAGTGAAGTGGTTAACTTTGATGGACTGGGCCATACTGCTGTTGTGCATTCTAACTGCCAGCAGGTGATAGATGAATTCAGAACCAAAGTCAAAACAGGAAGATTATTAGTTAATAATCCAGCAACTTTTGGAGCGGTAGGAGATATTTATAACCACTTACCTCCGTCTATGACCTTAGGCTGCGGGACTTTTGGTGGGAATTCTACTACTGCTAATGTAACTGTTGATCAACTATATAATGTTAAGAGATTAACTGATAGAAAAGTAGAAAGAGAGTGGATTAAATTACCTCCAGAGATCTATTTTAATCCTGGTTCTTTATCCCAATTAAGCAATTTAGAAGGGGAGAAAGCTGTAATAATCACTGATAAAGTCATGGAGGAATTAGGTTATGTTCAACAGACAGCAGAATACTTAGAACAGGCCGAGATAGATTATCAGGTATTTACCGGAGTCGAACCTGATCCTTCAGTAACAACAGTAATGGAAGGGAAAGAAGTTTTAGAAGCTTATGGGGCAGATATTATTATTGCTCTAGGCGGCGGTTCTCCTATCGATGCTGCCAAAGGAATGTGGTTGTTCTATGAATATCCAGAGACTGATTTTAAAGATTTGAAGCTGAGGTTTATGGATATTAAGAAGCGGGTTTATGATTTTCCTGAATTAGGGGATAAAGCTAAATTTGTAGCTATTCCTACTACTAGTGGTTCAGGTTCAGAAATAACCTCCTTTACTGTAATTACTGATAAGGAGAATCAGGTCAAATACCCATTGGTTTCTTATGAGTTAACTCCTGATATGGCAATTGTAGATTCAGAGTTGGCCATGACTCTCCCCCCTAAGATGACAGCCTACACAGGTTTGGATGTGTTAACTCATGGGATTGAAGCTTATGTATCAGTGATGGCTTCTGATTATACTGATCCTTTGGCATTGCAGGCTATTAAGCTTGTTTTTGAATATCTGCCTAGAGCTTATAAGAACGGGACCGAAGATAAAGAAGCTAGAGAAAAAATGCATCATGCTGCCTGTATCGCCGGAATGTCTTTTACTAATGCTTTTTTGGGGATTAATCATAGTTTAGCCCATGTTTTAGGTAGTAAATTTGAAATTTCCCATGGATTGGCCAATGCTTTATTATTACCACATGTAATTAAATATAATGCTCAATCTCCGACAAAATTCGCTCATTATCCTAATTATTCCTATCATCAGGCAGGAGAAAGATATAATGAGTTGGCTAAGGAATTAGGATTAAAAGCAGATAGCCGAGAAAAAGGAGTGAATAATTTAATTCAAGAAATTAAAAATTTAATGATAACTTTAGATCTACCATTGAGCATTGCTGAGTTAGAAATTGATAAACAAGAATTTAAAAGTAAGATTGGAGCCATGGCCAAAATTGCTTATAGTGATCAAGCTACTATAGCCAATCCAAGAAAACCTCTAGTTTCAGAACTCGAAGATATTTACAACAAGGCCTATGATGGACTTAAAGCTTGA
- a CDS encoding ferredoxin family protein: MGGFLISNFSKDQKTPLDSIPIKADDTSHIQIKNREVCLEECENKPCTYYCPTRVFSWRGEENRIEIDYTRCVECLACPHGCPHNNIAWSFPQGGYGVNYQN, from the coding sequence CTGGGGGGATTTTTAATTTCTAATTTTTCCAAAGACCAGAAGACGCCGCTGGATTCTATACCGATTAAAGCAGATGATACTTCCCATATTCAGATTAAAAATAGAGAAGTATGTTTAGAAGAATGTGAAAATAAGCCCTGTACCTATTACTGTCCCACTCGGGTTTTTTCTTGGAGGGGAGAAGAAAATAGAATTGAGATTGACTATACTAGATGTGTCGAGTGTTTAGCCTGTCCTCATGGTTGTCCCCATAATAATATTGCTTGGAGTTTTCCCCAGGGGGGTTATGGGGTTAATTATCAAAATTAA
- a CDS encoding FAD-dependent oxidoreductase, with amino-acid sequence MGHDRYDAVVVGAGPAGSAAAMSMAQNNLSVALIERGEQPGSKNMFGGSLSRKPTAEAIPEFWKEAPLERAIVNEELWLMDKTSAVKVGFTGLEFNKSPYNKFSVIRSKFDPWFADQAVKAGAQLMTSTLVEELVYEKTGLLNKKVAGVELDSGEIIHADVVLLAEGASAALTQEAGLREEIKPSSLFLYVKEELGLPAEKIESRFNLEPGEGANIGMLGYPGSGIIGKGGIWTNQESISVVVGGYLNQIINKGVSPYQLLSRFKEHSLISRLLAGAEPIAYKAHTIPKGGYNEIPQLYGDGVLVAGDAAMMVTGRRGADLAILTGLYAAEVIAQARAAQDYSAEILKGYEKRIMNSFFMENIKEHKDRKEYYQNYSDSDFLLTKAANDAAYRFFKVGLQSKKDKMKTIRKDLFNMQPTDKLVSDLYHGLKNWGDF; translated from the coding sequence ATGGGACATGATCGCTATGATGCAGTAGTTGTAGGAGCAGGTCCGGCTGGGTCTGCTGCAGCGATGTCAATGGCGCAGAATAATCTATCTGTGGCTTTAATTGAACGGGGAGAGCAGCCGGGGAGTAAAAATATGTTTGGCGGCAGCCTTTCTCGTAAGCCAACTGCCGAAGCTATTCCTGAGTTTTGGAAGGAAGCTCCATTAGAAAGAGCTATAGTTAATGAAGAATTATGGTTAATGGATAAGACTTCAGCAGTTAAGGTTGGGTTTACTGGGTTGGAATTTAATAAGTCTCCGTATAATAAGTTTTCCGTTATCAGAAGTAAATTTGATCCTTGGTTTGCTGACCAGGCTGTTAAAGCAGGGGCCCAGTTAATGACCAGTACTTTGGTAGAAGAGTTAGTATATGAAAAGACTGGTTTACTTAACAAGAAGGTTGCCGGGGTAGAATTGGATAGCGGAGAGATTATCCATGCTGATGTTGTTCTTCTGGCAGAAGGAGCCAGTGCTGCTTTAACCCAGGAGGCAGGATTAAGAGAGGAAATAAAACCTTCGAGCCTATTTCTGTATGTTAAAGAAGAGTTAGGTCTACCGGCAGAAAAGATAGAATCTCGTTTTAATCTAGAACCAGGCGAAGGAGCTAATATTGGTATGCTTGGTTATCCTGGATCTGGAATCATTGGGAAAGGGGGCATCTGGACTAATCAAGAATCTATTTCAGTAGTTGTAGGGGGCTATTTAAATCAGATTATCAATAAGGGAGTAAGTCCTTACCAACTTCTTAGTCGGTTTAAAGAACATTCCTTAATTAGTAGGTTACTTGCAGGAGCTGAACCGATAGCCTATAAGGCCCATACTATTCCTAAAGGGGGCTATAATGAAATACCTCAGCTTTATGGAGATGGAGTTTTGGTAGCTGGAGATGCTGCTATGATGGTTACTGGACGTCGGGGGGCCGACCTGGCTATTTTAACCGGACTTTATGCAGCGGAAGTAATAGCTCAGGCCAGAGCTGCCCAGGATTATAGTGCTGAAATTCTTAAGGGGTATGAAAAACGAATTATGAATAGCTTCTTTATGGAGAATATCAAAGAACATAAAGATAGAAAAGAATATTATCAGAACTATTCCGATTCTGATTTTTTATTGACCAAAGCGGCTAATGATGCTGCTTATCGCTTCTTTAAAGTGGGATTACAATCAAAAAAAGATAAGATGAAGACGATTAGGAAGGACTTATTTAATATGCAGCCTACGGATAAGTTAGTTTCAGATCTTTATCATGGACTCAAGAACTGGGGGGATTTTTAA
- a CDS encoding DUF1540 domain-containing protein, with translation MDKNESIKCRVSNCTHWDSQYCTASNIEVDVDGGGTNAPNAEGTNCHTFEPRS, from the coding sequence ATGGATAAAAATGAAAGTATTAAATGCAGAGTAAGTAATTGTACTCATTGGGATAGCCAATATTGTACTGCTAGTAATATTGAAGTTGATGTAGATGGTGGAGGGACTAATGCCCCTAATGCGGAAGGAACTAACTGTCATACTTTTGAACCTAGATCATAG